Part of the Calditrichota bacterium genome, AATTTTCACATATCTCATGAGCGGACCGGTTTAGCTTCCGGGATTTCTTGTAAACTTGTATCCTGCGGCATAAACCGTATGTAAGTGTTTGGGATTGCGCGGGTCTTCTTCGAAGAACTTACGCAGCCGGACAATTAAGTTATCAATAGTTCTCGTCGAGGGATAGCGGTCGTAGCCCCAAACTTTCTCGAGAATTTCGTCGCGTGTGATGACCTCTCCCTCCCGCTCAACCAGCAGCTTTAGGATCATACACTCTTTTTGAGTCAGCTCCACCTTACCGTTGGGTGTATCAGCCGTGTAGGCCGCCAGATCGACGCGGCATTTTCCGATATCGAGTTTGCTGCCTTCTTCCGGTTCCTTGCGATACCAGTCATTGCGCCGGAACATCGCGCGGATTCTGGAGATCAACTCGCGGATGCTGAAGGGTTTGGTAATGTAGTCGTCACCGCCAAGTTCGAGTCCGCGCACACGCGCGTCGTCGCTGTCGCGAGCCGTCAAGAAAAGTATCGGAATGTGATTTCCTTGCGAACGGACTTTCTCGCAGACTTCAAAGCCGCTTGCTCCGGGCAGCATCACATCGAGAAGTACCAAGTCGTGCCTGCCGGCTTGGATTTCTTTTATGGCCGAGAGCCCGTCGGCCACGTGGTACGTTTGAAAACCCTCGGCTTCAAGATTCAACTTGAGACCCGCGGCAATGTGCGCTTCGTCTTCGACGATTAAAATCCGCTCAAGCATTTTCACCCCGGGCCGGCGGAATATGTACGATGAACTGCGACCCTTTGCCTTTGCCTTGACTGCGCGCGGAAACGGTACCTTTCATCGACTGCACGATTTCGCGGACGAGATAGAGGCCGAGTCCGATCCCTTGCGAAGTACGAGTATCTTCGTTTCCAATCCGGTAAAACCGCTCGAAAATCCGTTCGGCTTCGTCGGGCGAAAAGCCCTGGCCTTGATCGCTGACGACAAGTTCGATTTTGCCGTCGTGCTTGGTCAAAAACACGTCGATCATTCCTCCGTCAGGAGAATACTTGACGGCGTTGTCGACGAGATTCTTCACGACCAAGTGCCAGCGTCGGGCGTCCGCCATCGCATACAAGCCGTGCTCCGTGTCAACATTTAAGTTATGCATGCCGGAAAATTCGATACGGTGCTCGAGCTCGCGGGCGGCTCGCACGGTCTCTTCGCTGACGTCGATTCGCTCGAGCGGCAGCGCGGTTCCGGGAGTCAAGACTTTTTGCGCTTGAAGAAGCCTGTCAATCAGATCTCCCAGCCGTTCCAAATCGACGGACATCGTTTCCAAAATTTCCGCGCGCTTCTCCGGTGGAAATTCCCGCGCCGTCAGCGTATCGACGTACATACGCAACGACGTCAACGGAGTTTTGAGTTCATGCGACGTCGCCGCCAAAAAGACGGACTGTCTGTGCTCCATGTCAATTTCTTCACGGAGAGTTCGCAGCATAAAGAGCACGCCGGCGAGCACAAGTAAACCGAAGAACGCGCCCTCCGAGATAAACATGCGCGTTCTTTTGTGCACGCGGGCCGCAAGTTCTTCGCGTTTGTTTGCTTTGACTTCGATTGAGCCCGACGCCGTAACTTCCAGATCGGGGAAAGTCTGCGCGAGCCATTCGCCGAAATCATTTTCAAACGACGCGCGTTGGAAGTACGCGACGACGATCTGCTGCTGCCAATAGCCGTCCTGAGTTTCGATCAAGCGGCGGCCTTCGTTGTATTGATAAATCGACCACCACGCGAGCTGTGCCAACGCAAAGAGCGAAATCAGAGCAAAGAAAACGAAGTGCCTTCTGAAAGGCAAACTTGGATTCCGCCACGCATTGCGCAGCCAGCCGAACATTTATCGAATCACTCCCAGCTTATTTGGTTGCGGCGAGCGCCTCCTTCGCAATCTCGATGGTTCGCTCGACATGGTCGTCGCTGTGCGCGAGAGACACGAACCAGCATTCGTATCCGGACGGCGGCAAATGCACGCCGCGTTCGAGCATAGCATGGAAAAATTTCTTGAAGCGCGCG contains:
- a CDS encoding response regulator transcription factor; its protein translation is MLERILIVEDEAHIAAGLKLNLEAEGFQTYHVADGLSAIKEIQAGRHDLVLLDVMLPGASGFEVCEKVRSQGNHIPILFLTARDSDDARVRGLELGGDDYITKPFSIRELISRIRAMFRRNDWYRKEPEEGSKLDIGKCRVDLAAYTADTPNGKVELTQKECMILKLLVEREGEVITRDEILEKVWGYDRYPSTRTIDNLIVRLRKFFEEDPRNPKHLHTVYAAGYKFTRNPGS
- a CDS encoding HAMP domain-containing histidine kinase, whose translation is MFGWLRNAWRNPSLPFRRHFVFFALISLFALAQLAWWSIYQYNEGRRLIETQDGYWQQQIVVAYFQRASFENDFGEWLAQTFPDLEVTASGSIEVKANKREELAARVHKRTRMFISEGAFFGLLVLAGVLFMLRTLREEIDMEHRQSVFLAATSHELKTPLTSLRMYVDTLTAREFPPEKRAEILETMSVDLERLGDLIDRLLQAQKVLTPGTALPLERIDVSEETVRAARELEHRIEFSGMHNLNVDTEHGLYAMADARRWHLVVKNLVDNAVKYSPDGGMIDVFLTKHDGKIELVVSDQGQGFSPDEAERIFERFYRIGNEDTRTSQGIGLGLYLVREIVQSMKGTVSARSQGKGKGSQFIVHIPPARGENA